The DNA window ATCCTTATTACGGCTCCTTTGGATATCACGTTTCTAATTTTTTTGCCGTTTCTTCAAGATTTGGAACTCCCTACGAGCTAAAAGAATTAATTGATACTGCACATGAATTAGGCTTATCTGTATTGATGGATATAGTTCATTCCCATTCAGTATCTAACGAAATTGAAGGTTTAAGCCGATTTGATGGAACATTCTATCAATATTTCCATGATGGGAAGCGAGGTATTCATGAGGCTTGGGACTCAAGGTGTTTTGACTATGGAAAGCATCAAGTTCTGCATTTTTTACTTTCTAACTGCAGGTTTTGGCTTGACGAATTTCATTTAGACGGATTTCGCTTTGATGGAATTACAAGTATGCTTTATCTCCATCATGGACTTGGTATGGATTTTGTCTCGTATAATGATTATTTCAATGAAAATATCGATATTGAAGCTTATACTTATCTTGCCCTTGCTAATGCTGTTATTCACGATTTAAGAAGTGATGCCGTTACCATAGCTGAAGATGTGAGTGGAATGCCAGGCATAGGAATTCCAATAGACCACGGAGGCCTTGGCTTTGATTTTCGTTTTGCCATGAATGTACCTGATTATTGGATAAAACTTGTAAAAGAATCAAAAGATGAATTCTGGCACATGGGGCATTTATGGTTTGAGCTTACAAATAGAAGAAAAGATGAAAAAACAATAAGTTATTGTGAATCACATGACCAAGCTTTAGTTGGAGATCAAACATTAATTTTTAGAATTATAGGCTCCAAAATGTATGATAGAATGAATGTTTGGATTGAAGATATTGTCGTTGATCGTGGCATCAGTCTTCATAAACTCATTCGTTTAATAACTATCGCAACATCTGATTATGGCTATTTAAATTTTATGGGCAATGAATTCGGTCATCCAGAATGGATTGATTTTCCAAGAAAGGACAATGGATGGTCATATAAATATGCCAGAAGACAATGGAGCCTTTTAGGTAAGCTTAATTTAAGATATAGATTTTTATATATGTTCGATAAAGATATGATAAGCTTTATAAATTGCAAAAGGCTTTTAGAATATAGATATGTCGAATTTTTATACGAACAAAATTATGATAAAATTCTTGCTTTTCATAGAGGCGGAATTATATTCGTTTTCAATTTTCATCCGACAATGTCTTATGTTGATTATCAAATTGCATGTCCTGCAGGAAAATATAAAATATTGATCAATACAGATGATCGAAAGTACGGAGGCCATGGCAGAATTGATAATGAACAAGATTATTTCACAATGTTTATAAAAAGGGAAGACACCATTAATAATTATATAAGCCTTTATCTTCCAAATCGAACGGCTTTAGTTTTAGAACGAGTAGATTAAACACCATTCTTTAAAAATTTTTTACAAAAATAAAAAAGGTTCTAAGAAAAAATTTCTTAGAACCTTTTTTTATTTTCAAACCGTTTTTTTATACGGATGTTTATTTTGGCTCCCCAGCACGGACTTGAACCGCGGACCCAGTGGTTAACAGCCACTTGCTCTGCCGACTGAGCTACTGGGGATCAGATTTTGTAGTTGGCTTTATACATACAAAAATTTTTTTTGTCAATAAAATTTTATTCTATAATAAACTTAATTTTCTTTATTTAGGAATAACCCTTAAAGAAAGCTCATCTAATTGATTTTGACTTACATCTGAAGGAGCATCAGTTAAAAGACAAGCAGCTTTTTGAGTTTTTGGAAAAGCTATAACATCCCTAATTGATGATTCCTGACATAAAAGCATAACTAACCTATCAAAACCAAAAGCAAGACCTCCATGGGGAGGAGCTCCTGAACTTAAAGCTGATAATAAAAAGCCAAATTTGTTTTCGTACTCTTCTTGTGAAAGACCTAATGATTTTAATATTCTTTCTTGAAGCTCTTTTTGATGAATACGTATGCTTCCGCCCCCTATTTCTGTCCCATTTAAAACAAGGTCATAGGCTCTTGCTTTTACAGCTCCTGTATCCTTTTCAAGTAAGTCAATATCAGTTTCTGCTGGAGCCGTAAAAGGATGATGCATTGCTTCATATCTTTTTTCATTTTCATTGTATTCAAAAAGAGGAAATTCTGTAACCCATATAAAGGCAAATTCATTTTCATCTATAAGGCCTAATTTTTTTCCTATAAGATTTCTCAAATTGCCCAATGCTTCATTTACTATATTTGGCCTATCTGCAACAAAAAATATAACATCACCAGTCTCAATATTGCATCTTTCAATTAAAGCTTGTTTTTCTTGTTCTGAAAAAAACTTTGCAATAGGAGATTGCCAAGAATCTTCTTTAACTTTTATCCATGCAAGGCCTTTTGCTTTATAAATAGCTACAAATTCAGTAAATTCGTCTATCTCTTTACGAGAAAAATCTTTCCCTTTAACATTCAAAGCCTTTACAATACCACCTGTTTTCACTACACTTGAAAATACCTTAAATTCAGAGCTTCTGATAATGTCTGATATTTCTTTTAACTCAAGCCCGAATCTTAAATCTGGCTTATCAAGTCCATATTTTCCTATAGCTTCATCATAAGGGATTCTTCTAAAAGGAAGTTCAAGGGAAATATCTAAAACATCTTTAAATAATGTTGCTATCATGCCTTCAGCCATATTCATAACGATATCTTCATTAACAAAAGACATTTCAATATCAATTTGAGTAAATTCAGGTTGACGGTCAGCTCGCAAATCTTCGTCCCTAAAGCATCTTACTATTTGATAATATTTTTCAAAACCTGAAATCATTAAAAGTTGCTTGAACAACTGTGGAGACTGAGGTAACGCATAAAATTGTCCATAATTTACTCTGCTTGGAACAAGATAATCTCTTGCTCCTTCAGGAGTGCTTTTTGTTAAAACAGGCGTTTCAATATCTAAAAAACCATTTTTATTTAAATAGCTTCTAACAGATACTCCAGCTTTATGCCTTAAAATTATATTTTTTTGAAGTCTTGGCCTTCTTAAGTCAATATGCCTATATTTAAGGCGTATAAGCTCCGACACATCAATATTATCTTCAACCATAAAAGGTGGAGTTTGAGCTTGATTTAAAATTTTCAATTCAGTTATAATAACTTCGACATCCCCAGTTATGATGTTGGAATTAGTCATTCCTTCAGGTCGTTTTTCAACCCTTCCGGACACACCTACTACAAATTCACTTCTAAGGTTATGGGCTTTTTCATGGATTTGATAATTAATTTCAGGGTTAAATACAATCTGGGTTATTCCTTCCCTATCTCTTAAATCAATAAAAATTACGCGCCCATGGTCTCTTCGTCTTTGTACCCATCCCATAAGAGTAACATAAGCCCCTATATCCTTAAGGCTAAGTTCATTACAATTATGAGTTCTTTTCATGTCACCAAGTAAATCTATCAATGGAATAACTCCTTTCTAAAGTGTTTACTTTAAATTTTTTAAATACTCTTTTATGTTTTCAATTATATTTTCAATATTAACAGAAAACTGTTCTTTGGTTTTCATGTTTCTTATAATAGCATTGCCTTCTTGAAGCTCTTTATCACCAATAATTAAAACATTTTCAGCATTAAGCTTATCAGCTCTTTTCATAAGGCTTTTTAAGCTTTTACCACTAAAATCCATTTCAGCTTTAATGTTATCCTTTGACAATATAGAACTCAATTCAAATGCCTTATATACTGCTAAATCACCTAAACCAGCAATAAATATATCAGGTCCTTTTTTTAAATTTTCATCATTTAATGCAATTATTTCTACAAGCCTATCAAAACCAATAGCAAAACCAATAGCCGGCTCATCAGGCCCACCTAATGTCTTAACAAGCCCATCATAACGACCTCCTCCAGCTACCGCACTTTGAGCGCCTAAAGCTCCAGTCTGAATTTCAAAAGTTGTTCTTGTATAATAATCAAGACCTCTTACAAGCCTCTTGTCAATAAGAAATTCTATTCCTAAATCACTTAATGCTCTTTTTACAGATTGAAAATGATTTATACATTCCTCACATAAAAAATCAATAATTGAAGGTGCTGTTTCCATTATATTACGGCAAGAATCAACTTTACAGTCAAGAACTCTTAAAGGGTTATTTTGGCTTCTTCTTTTGCAGTCTTGGCATAAATTTTCTTCTTTTGATTCCAGCAAGTCCAGCAACGCTTTTTTATAAGAAGGCCTGCACTTTGGACAGCCAAGAGAATTTAAATGCAGTGTTGCGTCTTGAACTGATAGCTCAAAAAAAATTGACATTAGCATAAAAATAATTTGAGCATCAATTAGAGGTGAAGATACTCCAAATACTTCAGCATTAATTTGATAAAATTGCCTATACCTCCCTTTTTGAGGTCTTTCTCGTCTAAACATAGGACCAATTGTATAAAACTTTCTTACTGAGTCTGATGCATACATTTTATGCTGAATATATGACCTTACTACAGATGCTGTTGCTTCAGGCCTTAGAGTAATTAAATCTCCGCTTCGGTCAGCAAATGTGTACATTTCTTTTTCAACTATATCTGTTTCTTCTCCAATACTTTTTTGAAAAAGTTCAGATTTTTCAAGCAAAGGAATACGAATTTCTTTAAACCCAAAATTTTCAAAAATGTTTATTGCTGTTTTTTCTATTTTCTGCCAGTATCCTATTTCTTCAGGAAGAATATCTTTAAAACCTTTTATTAATTGTATCATTAGGACAGCCTCACTTTAATAAATTTTTTTACGTTTGATAGCTCACTGACATAGGTTAAGTCAAGCAATAAAATATTGACACGAACGCAGGTCATTTTATATATGAAAAAAATAATGCTCAAATTCAATAATTTGGATTCGTCTAAAATTTTTATAAAGATTGAATTTTTAGGATGATATGATAAAAATTTTATTAGTATTAATCGGAGGCGGAATTGGTGCTGTATGCCGATATAGCGTTTCCTTACTTTCTGTAAAGTTGTTAGGTGTTCGTTTTCCATGGGGAACTCTTTTTGTTAATTTAACGGGTTGTTTTCTAATAGGCATTTGTTTTGCCCTATCAGAGAGGGTTACATGGCTTAATCCATCTGTTCGCTTATTTTTTATGACCGGTTTTTTAGGAGGATTGACTACTTTTTCAACCTTTGCCTTAGAAACGGTTATTGCTGAGCGCAAAGGAAGTGATCCAATTTCATTAATAAACTTTTTTGCTAATAATGTTATTGGCATGATAATGGTCTTAGCAGGTATTTGGATCGTTCAACTTATGTTCAAAGAAAGGTAGTATTAAAGATATGCCAATTAATTATCACGCAGCCGATCGCTGTCAGGATTTTTAAGTTCAGAATAAATGACTAACCATTATTGTTTTTATATAATAAAATTTAAATTAGGCTTTACTTTTAGCCTTAATCAACGGAATAACACGTCATTTTTTTCACGCCAAAACTATATGTCATAAAAAATAAATCTTTTAGACTTATACATACTTAAAAAAACTAAGACTTGCAAATTATTTCAAGATTAAGTAAATGGGAAAAACTTTGTTATTTTTATTTAGTTTTTAGGAGAAAAAATTATGCATTACGAAGGTAATATAATAAGACCCCCAAGCGAAGCATATAGTATTTTGCTTCAAGTCACAGTAGGATGTTCCCATAATAAATGCAGGTTTTGCGGAGCATATAAAGGAGAACGATTTAAAATAAAAGATGATTCAATAATTATGGAGGATATTGCATTTGCAGCTAAATATTGCAAAAAACAAGACCGGCTTTTTTTATGCGATGGAGATGCTCTTATTATTCCTCAAAAAAGGCTTCTTTTTATTTTAAACGAAATCAAAAAACAACTTCCTTGGGTTAAAAGAGTCGGAACTTACGCTAATACAAAAAGCATGAAAATGAAGTCAATGGATGAATTAAAGGAACTTAAAGAACATGGTCTTCAAATTGCGTATATGGGACTTGAGACAGGAGATGATGTTACATTAAAGGCTGTAAATAAAGGCGCTAACTCAAATACAATGATTGAAATGGGCAAAAAAATAAGAGAGGCTGGAATAAAACTTTCAATAACAGTTCTTTTAGGAATAGCAGGAAAAGAGCGATCAGGCACTCATGCTGTAGAAACCGGCAGGGTTTTGTCCCAGATTGATCCAGAATACGTGGGAGCATTATCTCTTATGCTTATACCAGGAACACCCATGTATGATGAATATACAAACGGTGAATTTATATTGCCTGAACCAAAAGAATTGCTTTACGAACTTAGAACTATGATAGAAAATACAAATTTATCCTGCGGGCTGTTCCATGCAAACCACGCTTCAAATTATCTACCAATAAGAGCAAAATTTCCTGAAGACAAAGCATCCACAATTATGCTTATAGATAATGGAATTGCGGGAAATATTGCTTTAAAACCAGAATACTTAAGAGCTCTTTAAATTTTTATCATCAAGGAGAAAATAAAAAATGATGGCGGAAACTTATAACAACCAAATTAATGAATTATGCATAAATACTATACGAACCCTTGCGATTGACGCTATTGAAAAAGCAAATTCAGGTCATCCAGGAGCGCCAATGGGACTTGCTCCAGCAGGCTATGTATTATTTACTCGCATTTTAAAGCATAACCCTAAAAACACTGAATGGTTTAATAGGGACCGTTTTGTTCTTTCAGGAGGTCATGCTTCAATGCTTTTATACAGCCTGCTTTATTTAACAGGTTATGATGTATCCTTAGACGATATAAAAAATTTTAGACAATTAGGTAGCAAAACGCCTGGACATCCGGAATACGGTCATACTCCTGGAGTTGAAACTACAACGGGTCCTTTAGGTCAAGGAATTGCCAATGCCGTAGGAATGGCTATGGCTGAAAAACATCTTGCAGCTATTTATAACAAGCCTGACTATGAAATTGTTGACCATTTTACTTATGTTATCTGCGGAGACGGAGACATGATGGAAGGGATATCCTGTGAAGCAGCGTCACTTGCAGGTCATTTAGGGCTCGGTAAATTAATATGCCTTTATGACGATAACGATATTTCAATTGAAGGAAGTACAGATCTTACATTTACTGAGGATGTTGCTGCAAGATTTACCGCTTATAATTGGAATGTCCAAATTGTTGACGATGGAAATGATATTGAAGCAATAGAAAATGCCATAAATACTGCAAAGGCAGACAGCGATAAGCCGTCTTTAATTATACTAAAAACACATATTGCTTATGGAAGTCCAAACAAACAAGATTCTTCTGAAGCACATGGAGCTCCCCTTGGAAAGGAAGAAACTCGCCTTACCAAACAAAAGCTTGGTTTTCCTGAAGACGAAGAATTTTATGTACCTGAAGAAGTTTTATCTTTTTGTCATAAATGCGTTAATAAAGGAAGATCCTATGAAGTTGAATGGAATGAAACAGTTGAAATTTATTCCATAAAATTTCCAGAAGAATTTGAAAATTTTTCAAATGTAATTAAAGGCATTCTTCCAGAAAACTGGGATTCTGAATTGCCAGATCCTTCTTCATGGCAAAAGCCTATAGCTACAAGAGCTGCATCTGGTAAAATCTTAAATATAATTGCTAATAAGCTTACTTCTCTTATGGGAGGTTCTGCAGATCTCGCTCCTTCAAATAATACAATGATAAAGCTTAGCCACTCATTTGGAAGAAATAGTTATGACGGAAGAAATATTCATTTTGGAGTTAGAGAACATGCAATGGGAGCTATTGTATCAGGCATGGCTTTGCATAAAGGCATAAGGCCTTATTGTGGAACTTTTCTTGTTTTTGCAGACTATATGAGATCATCAATTCGTCTTGCTGCATTAATGAAATTACCTGTTATCTATATTTTTACCCACGACAGCATAGCAGTTGGCGAAGACGGACCTACCCATCAACCAATAGAACATATTGCTTCATTAAGGTCAATACCAGGACTTACCGTAATCAGACCAGCCGATGCTACTGAAACAACAGACGCTTGGAAGTTTGCAATCGCTAAAAATGATGGGCCAATTGCTTTAATATTAAGCAGGCAAAATCTTCCAATAATAGATAGGGATAAATTAGCTTCTGAAAAAGATTTTTTAAATGGAGGTTACATCCTTTCAGACTCCTATAAAAAACCTGATTTAATAATAATTGCAACAGGTTCAGAAGTCAGCATAGCCCTTAGCGCAAAAAAAATGCTTGAATTAAAAGGAATTGCCGTTAGAGTTGTTAGCATGCCAAGCAGAGAAATATTTGATAGTATGGACGAGCAATACAAAAAGAAAGTGCTGCCAGAGGACTCAGAAAACCGAATATCAGTTGAAGCTGGAATAAGTATGGGATGGGGGCGCTATGTCGGTCTTAAAGGAAAAATAATAGCAATTGATACATTTGGAGCATCAGGTCCAGGAAACCTTGTTATGGAAAAATTCGGATTTACAGCGGAAAATATAGTTGAAAAAGCAATGGCTCTGCTAAAGATAGGAAGCTAATTTTATGTCCTAATTTATGGGATGTGATTTAAATATGCTGGTCAAACTATCAAAATTTTATAATCACATCCGCAAAAAAAATGATGCCCTCAGAAATTCAATCCCAATTTTTAAAGGGGAAAAACATGGAACTTCTAAAAAACTTCTTTAAAAAAAAAATCGATTTTTATTATACTGCAATAGAATCAAATATTAAAAAAAAACCATGGACAAATCTTTTAGCTAATCTTTTACTAAAAATTATGGCTTTCAATTTTAATTATCGTTCTTCATTGAATAGCTATTTAAAAAGCAGAGACGGCTGGATAAATTTTTCAATAGGTTTTTCTACTGAAAATAAAAGTGTCGCTCAATCCCTTATTTTTTATAATGGTAAAGTTCGGGTAATAAGCAATATTTTAAAAAATATTCATGCTCAATTAATTTTTAAAGACGATTCAGTTGTAATGGAAATGCTGCGACTGCCTCCTAACGAAGTTATTAATTTACTTTTAAAAAGCAAGCTTAGAACTACAGGCAACATGAATTATTTAAGTTTGTTTAATTTTTTACTGTCTTTGCTGCTGGCTGACAAATATAAAAAATTAATGACTATGAATCGTAAGCATGAAGAATACAATTTATTGGAAGACAAGATAAAGCTTTCGGAAAAAGAAACCCACCAATATCATAAAACAGTAGAATATCTAAATAGTTCTTCAACCGATAAAGTTGTATGCCTTGATAATCCTTTTTTAGAAAATTATTCCATTCAAGACTTTCCACGACTAAAGAAATTTCTTGATATTCATTTCACGCAAAAGCCTGAAATTTGTATTGAGCGGCCTTTAATATTGACTAACTGGTATCGTGAACACGGATTTGAAGAAAAAAATGATGGTTCTCTATGGATTCCAGTAGTTCGACAAGGATATGCTTTAAAAAATTTATTAGAACAAAAAAAACCCATTATTCGAGAAAATGATTTACTTGGAGGAACTACTACAACAGAAGAAATCGGTGTGATTCTCTATCCTGATGCCCATGCAGGCTTATTATGGGGAGAATTAAATGTTTTAAGTGAGAGAGCTCTAAATCCTTATAATATTACCAAAGAAAATATTGAAATTCTTCATTTTGAAATTCTACCTTATTGGTTAAATCGCAATTTTCGGGAATGGGTTAGACAAAAATATAATGAGCCTATTTGCCAAAAATTAGACGAGAGATTTGCCGTATATTTTCAGTGGAAAACTGTAGCTATTTCCCATACTATTCCTAATTTCCCTAAGCTTTTAAAACTTGGGGCTGAAGGAATAATTGCTGAGCTTAATATAGAATTACAAAATACCGAAGATAAAAATTCTGAACGTTATCATGTTTTAAATGCCATGATTTTATGTTTAGAAGGAATAACAGCCTATGCAAAAAATATTTCCATTCAAGCCTTTAATGAAGCTGAAAAAGAAGTCAATCCAATTAGAAAACAGGAATTAATTTATATTGGAGAAATGTGCGCAAAAGTTCCAGCAAAACCAGCTCAAACACTGGATGAAGCATTGCAATGTATTTTAATAGGATGGATAACATTACACATGGAAAATACTAATGCTGGTTTGTCTTTGGGAAGATTGGATCAGTGGCTTCAGCCTTATTTTGTATCGGACTTTAAAAAATTAAAAAGTGTCATTGAAAAAGAAGCTTATATTAAACATTCCATAGAAATGGTTGGTTGTTTTTTCATGCGTATGACTGATCATCTTCCTATGATTCCTGATATTGGTAATTATTTATTCGGTGGAAGTTCTTCTGATCAGGCGATTACTTTAGGCGGATGCACTCCTGAAGGCGATAATGGAGTCAATGACATGACTTATATTTTACTTAAAGTAACGGAAATATTAAAAATAAGAGATCCGAACGTTAATGCAAGATACAATTTAAATATTAACAGTGAACAATATTTAAAACGCCTTTGTGAAGTAAATTTAATTACTAAAGCTACTCCGTCTATCCATGGGGATAAAACTGTTTTAGCCTCTTTAAAAACATTGGATTATACTCAAGAAGACGCAAATGACTGGAGCGCAACAGGATGCGTTGAACCTACAATTTCTGGAAAACATTTCGGGCATACTGGATGTATAATGTTTAATCTGGTAGCTGCAATGGAAATGGCTTTAAATCAAGGAAAACATCCATTAATGGACTGCAAAGTCGGCCCTGAAACCCCTTTTGTTGAGGAATTTAATTCATTTGAGGAATTCTGGAAAGCATATACAGCTCAGCTTAATTTTTTAATGGATAATATAGTCGAGTATAATAACATATTAGGAGAAGCCCATACTATAATAAGGCCGAGTCCACTGTTATCATCATTGATTGAAGGATGCATAGAAAAAGGTAAAGATGTAACCAGTGGTGGAGCTAAATATAATTCAACCGGAACTGCCTGTATTGGATTATCTGATATTGTTGATTCTGTTCCATAAAACATATTCAAATGTATTCATACATATGAAATGAATTATTCGTTCAAGGAAACGAAGTTTCGCTCTTTGATTGACTTCTGTTATTCACTATTCAGCCCGCATAAATAGCGCAGAAAGTATCTAAAGTCCTGCCCGGAACAGTCGGCTATTTCCAACTTTCGCATGGTATCGGATAAAAAATCCTTGTATTCTTTATCCGATACACTGGTTTTAATAGGCAACCAAACGCCCAGCCTTTCCAATCGGCGACAGATCAACTCAATGGTTGACAGTGATTACTAACAACTACATTAAAAATAACTTATCGTTTAAATACTTTACGATATAATTTTTAAAAGCAGGCAAGCACTATATCGCTCATATTTTATCTTTAATGTGTCTTAGTAACGTCACACAGGAAACATTCCTGTTTAAATTTTACTTATCATTTTTTTTTCTTTTTGGTCAAGTTTATTTTAAAATTTAATGATTATTTTGAATATGATTGAGAATATTTAATCATAAAAATGGTTAACTATTAATTACTCTTATGACTATAAAAAAATTAGTATTTGAACAAAAACAAATTACTTTTTCAGAACTCAAAGAAGCCATTGATAATAATTTTCAAAATAATCCAAAGATTTATGCATTAATTATGAAAAAAGTCCCAAAATTTGGTTCTGGCAACAAAGAATCAGTTGAAATTGCAAATAGAGTCGCTAAATACGTACATGAATATTTCGGAGCTAAACGAAATTATCGTGGAGGCCCATATACTACAGGTTTTTGGTCCATGTCCAATCATGTGGCTTTTGGAACTTTAACTGGAGCATTGCCTTCTGGAAGATTAGCTGGAAAAGCTTTTACTCCGGGATTAACTCCGAGTGCAGCAGCTACAAAAAATTTATTGGATAATCTTAGGGATGTAGCGTCCTTGACTCCTGAAAATATGAATAATAACATGGCTTTTAATGTAAAATTCGTTCCGAGCTCTGAAGACTCCCATACCCAAACGGTAAATCACATAACAGCTTATGCTAAAACTTATTTTGAATTGGGAGGAATGCAAATGCAATTAAACATTGTAAGCGGAGCAATATTAAAAGATGCCATGAAACATCCTGAGAACTATAGGGATTTACTTGTGCGTATTTCTGGCTACAATGCTTATTTTGTTACTTTAAATAGGGATATGCAGATTGAATTAATTGAACGATCAGAATATTCTCGGAATTAAAGTAACGTATGGAAAAAGCAATAATTGCTGAAATTAAAGAAAATTCATTGGATGATGGACCAGGAATCCGAACGGTATTATTTTTTAAAGGATGCCCTCTCTCCTGCGTTTGGTGCCACAACCCTGAAACTAAATCTGCTCGTATGGAATTATCTTTTGATGCAAAAGAATGCATAGGACTTAAAGATTGTTTACGTGTATGTTCTGAAAAAGCCTTAGATCCTAATTTTTCAGGTTTTATTCACAGGGATTTATGTTCTCTTTGTTTTAATTGCGTAAATGCCTGTGCTAACGAGGCTTTCAGCGTAGTTGGAAAAACAATTACAATTGATGAAATACTTGAAATTATTTGCAGATATATCCCTTTTTACAAGACTTCTGGAGGAGGAATTACTCTATCTGGAGGTGAATTTACCGTTTATATGGA is part of the Desulfobacterales bacterium genome and encodes:
- a CDS encoding pyruvate formate lyase family protein, with translation MELLKNFFKKKIDFYYTAIESNIKKKPWTNLLANLLLKIMAFNFNYRSSLNSYLKSRDGWINFSIGFSTENKSVAQSLIFYNGKVRVISNILKNIHAQLIFKDDSVVMEMLRLPPNEVINLLLKSKLRTTGNMNYLSLFNFLLSLLLADKYKKLMTMNRKHEEYNLLEDKIKLSEKETHQYHKTVEYLNSSSTDKVVCLDNPFLENYSIQDFPRLKKFLDIHFTQKPEICIERPLILTNWYREHGFEEKNDGSLWIPVVRQGYALKNLLEQKKPIIRENDLLGGTTTTEEIGVILYPDAHAGLLWGELNVLSERALNPYNITKENIEILHFEILPYWLNRNFREWVRQKYNEPICQKLDERFAVYFQWKTVAISHTIPNFPKLLKLGAEGIIAELNIELQNTEDKNSERYHVLNAMILCLEGITAYAKNISIQAFNEAEKEVNPIRKQELIYIGEMCAKVPAKPAQTLDEALQCILIGWITLHMENTNAGLSLGRLDQWLQPYFVSDFKKLKSVIEKEAYIKHSIEMVGCFFMRMTDHLPMIPDIGNYLFGGSSSDQAITLGGCTPEGDNGVNDMTYILLKVTEILKIRDPNVNARYNLNINSEQYLKRLCEVNLITKATPSIHGDKTVLASLKTLDYTQEDANDWSATGCVEPTISGKHFGHTGCIMFNLVAAMEMALNQGKHPLMDCKVGPETPFVEEFNSFEEFWKAYTAQLNFLMDNIVEYNNILGEAHTIIRPSPLLSSLIEGCIEKGKDVTSGGAKYNSTGTACIGLSDIVDSVP